A genomic segment from Polyangium mundeleinium encodes:
- a CDS encoding glycosyltransferase, which produces MPNKPGSLLTLSMIVKDEAATIARTLASAKPFVDRWVILDTGSTDGTQEVVRRAMEGVPGELFEEPFVDFATTRNRALELAGEATAFVLWLDADDEIENGKALRVFLERERAAEGPEREAYYVRVALGIQFDSPRIARSRAGWRFRGVVHEVLMHDDRPPPSLRVPDVLIRHHRGEVSAERSKKRWERDVGLLERALAEDPTNARAAFYLAETLLWLGRFQEAEAAFSRRIAMGGWAEEVFESKMGIARCGVGQHLPWPRVLSRWLDAHLAAPHRAEPLYAIALHHDTRKEHALTYLYARRGDELPLPVEDRLFVDEDVYRWKMADLVASSAYFLGEFAVGEAAAKKAAKARPNDARLQQNLAFYAERRRKPSR; this is translated from the coding sequence ATGCCGAACAAGCCCGGGAGCCTGCTCACGCTTTCGATGATCGTGAAGGACGAGGCGGCGACGATCGCGCGGACGCTGGCAAGCGCGAAACCCTTCGTGGATCGCTGGGTCATCCTCGACACGGGCTCGACGGACGGCACGCAAGAGGTGGTTCGTCGCGCAATGGAAGGGGTGCCCGGGGAGCTCTTCGAGGAGCCGTTCGTCGATTTCGCGACGACACGGAATCGCGCGCTCGAGCTGGCGGGCGAGGCGACGGCGTTCGTGCTCTGGCTCGACGCGGACGACGAGATCGAGAATGGCAAGGCGCTGCGCGTGTTCCTCGAACGGGAGCGGGCGGCCGAGGGGCCCGAGCGCGAGGCGTACTACGTGCGCGTGGCGCTCGGGATCCAGTTCGATTCACCGCGAATCGCGCGGAGCCGCGCAGGGTGGCGGTTCCGCGGCGTGGTGCACGAGGTGCTGATGCACGACGATCGGCCGCCGCCGAGCCTGCGGGTGCCCGACGTGCTCATCCGGCACCACCGCGGCGAGGTGTCGGCGGAGCGGAGCAAGAAGCGCTGGGAGCGCGACGTGGGGCTGCTCGAGCGGGCGCTCGCCGAGGATCCGACGAACGCGCGCGCGGCGTTTTACCTCGCCGAGACGTTGCTCTGGCTCGGCCGATTCCAGGAGGCCGAGGCCGCATTCTCGCGGCGGATCGCGATGGGGGGATGGGCGGAGGAGGTCTTCGAGTCGAAAATGGGAATCGCGCGGTGCGGGGTGGGGCAGCATCTGCCCTGGCCGCGGGTGCTCTCGCGCTGGCTCGACGCGCACCTCGCGGCGCCGCACCGGGCCGAGCCGCTCTACGCGATCGCGCTGCACCACGACACGCGCAAGGAGCACGCGCTCACGTACCTCTACGCGCGCCGCGGCGACGAGCTGCCGCTGCCGGTCGAGGACAGGCTCTTCGTGGACGAGGACGTGTACAGGTGGAAGATGGCCGATCTCGTGGCGTCGTCCGCCTACTTCCTCGGGGAGTTCGCCGTGGGCGAGGCGGCCGCAAAGAAGGCCGCGAAGGCGCGGCCGAACGACGCGCGGCTCCAGCAGAACCTCGCGTTCTACGCGGAACGGCGGCGCAAGCCTTCGCGGTAG
- a CDS encoding ABC transporter permease, producing the protein MRVLFYLAFRTLVRSRISFVLLLAAVTAGLGFQIPNTANIEGYTQELREKGLSRDTGHVVITARSGGTFEGAEALAARIDQEPFVRATTVRLVHVGSLFLGERTDSASVVGIDPAAEDRAAAFCQELAEGRCMAAGDERPAVVGFHLAEQLGARVGSSIKVALPFSVGDDVRLVSAVFRVVGILRGSGGFRADYEFFVPVGALRDLFGKAGVSSEIRVFSTDDARAGEWAKRIAELAPAQKVEPWWEAKAFVKNAIDGNRALSAISTTMVVVAVMIPVLALLYIHVLHERRRIATIAALGFSRREIFLIHLFEALLVGGIGTVLGSGLGYALCRYFQDNPIFSHEGFVVLPSITLRSFSIPALVLFGTTLLAGIVPAILASRAEPAVELRRE; encoded by the coding sequence GTGAGGGTCCTTTTTTATCTCGCTTTTCGCACCCTCGTCCGCAGCCGGATCTCGTTCGTCCTCCTGCTCGCTGCGGTGACGGCGGGGCTCGGCTTTCAGATCCCGAACACCGCCAACATCGAAGGCTACACCCAAGAGCTCCGCGAAAAGGGCCTCTCGCGCGACACGGGCCACGTCGTCATCACGGCGCGGTCCGGCGGCACGTTCGAAGGCGCGGAGGCCCTCGCCGCGCGGATCGACCAGGAGCCTTTCGTCCGCGCCACGACGGTCCGGCTCGTCCACGTGGGCTCCTTGTTCCTCGGCGAACGCACGGACTCCGCGAGCGTCGTCGGCATCGATCCGGCCGCGGAAGACCGCGCCGCCGCGTTTTGCCAGGAGCTCGCGGAGGGCCGCTGCATGGCCGCGGGCGACGAACGACCCGCGGTCGTCGGGTTCCATCTCGCCGAGCAGCTCGGCGCGCGCGTGGGCTCCTCGATCAAGGTCGCCTTGCCTTTTTCGGTCGGCGACGACGTGCGTTTGGTCTCCGCCGTCTTCCGCGTCGTCGGCATCCTCCGCGGCTCGGGCGGCTTCCGCGCCGATTACGAGTTTTTCGTCCCCGTCGGCGCCCTGCGCGACCTCTTCGGCAAGGCCGGCGTTTCCAGCGAGATCCGCGTCTTTTCGACGGACGACGCCCGCGCCGGTGAATGGGCGAAGCGGATCGCCGAGCTCGCGCCCGCGCAGAAGGTCGAGCCCTGGTGGGAGGCCAAGGCGTTCGTCAAGAACGCCATCGACGGCAACCGCGCCCTCTCCGCCATTTCGACCACGATGGTCGTCGTCGCGGTCATGATCCCCGTCCTCGCGCTCCTCTACATCCACGTCCTCCACGAGCGCCGCCGCATCGCCACGATCGCCGCGCTCGGCTTCAGCCGCCGCGAAATCTTCCTCATTCACCTCTTCGAGGCCCTGCTCGTCGGCGGGATCGGCACCGTCCTCGGCAGCGGTCTCGGGTATGCCCTCTGCCGGTATTTTCAGGACAACCCCATTTTCTCCCATGAGGGGTTCGTCGTCCTCCCCAGCATCACGCTCCGCTCGTTTTCCATCCCGGCCCTCGTCCTTTTTGGCACCACGCTCCTCGCGGGCATCGTCCCGGCCATTCTCGCCTCGCGCGCCGAGCCGGCCGTCGAGCTCCGGAGGGAATGA
- a CDS encoding ABC transporter ATP-binding protein: MTVAATPLLYELASVTRTFRTPGLEVRALEDVSFTLAEGELVAIAGPSGSGKSTLLAVLGLLDADVSGEVTMRGQSVRRMTSRERARARLEGIGLVFQTFHLLPALDVRHNVALPHWKLHGHHGRALARAEALLAELGLEARIRHDVTRLSGGEMQRVAIARALVNDPAVVLADEPTANLDEASAGAVVSLLRRANARGAAVVVCTHDTELLASFPRVLRMRHGRMAP; this comes from the coding sequence ATGACCGTGGCCGCGACGCCCTTGCTTTACGAACTCGCCTCGGTCACGCGGACCTTCCGCACGCCGGGGCTCGAGGTCCGCGCCCTCGAAGACGTCTCGTTCACGCTCGCCGAGGGCGAACTCGTGGCCATCGCCGGCCCGAGCGGCTCCGGCAAGAGCACGCTGCTCGCCGTCCTCGGCCTGCTCGACGCGGACGTTTCGGGCGAGGTCACGATGCGCGGCCAGAGCGTCCGGCGCATGACGAGCCGCGAGCGGGCCCGCGCGCGCCTCGAAGGCATTGGCCTCGTCTTCCAGACCTTTCACCTGCTGCCGGCGCTCGACGTGCGCCACAACGTCGCGCTCCCTCACTGGAAGCTCCACGGCCATCACGGCCGCGCCCTCGCGCGGGCCGAGGCGCTGCTCGCCGAGCTCGGCCTCGAAGCGCGCATTCGGCACGACGTCACGCGCCTCTCCGGCGGCGAAATGCAGCGCGTCGCCATCGCCCGCGCGCTCGTCAACGACCCGGCCGTCGTGCTCGCCGACGAGCCCACGGCGAACCTCGACGAGGCCAGCGCCGGGGCCGTCGTCTCGCTCCTTCGCCGCGCGAACGCCCGCGGCGCGGCCGTCGTCGTCTGCACGCACGACACGGAGCTGCTCGCCTCGTTCCCGCGCGTCCTTCGCATGCGGCATGGTAGAATGGCCCCGTGA
- a CDS encoding SDR family NAD(P)-dependent oxidoreductase, whose product MTDARRALVLGGSGYVGREVVRALASTGARVAFTYLRGAALSESLAAETGARAFQTNLAEPAAIRALFDTLHAEDTAPDLLVHAAVVSGTGALADVTDALWDEMHAVNVRSVYVAMQSFAARLGGRPGDVVLTAALDGIAKIPTAVHFAATQSARLGMTQALAKELGPKDVRVNLVLLGALGGGISEGLDPARLADYKRYSALQRVGTPVEAARAITRLALHNRWMTGSVLPITGGL is encoded by the coding sequence GTGACCGACGCCCGTCGCGCGCTCGTGCTCGGCGGCAGCGGCTACGTGGGCCGCGAGGTCGTGCGCGCACTCGCGTCCACAGGCGCCCGGGTCGCATTCACGTACCTGCGCGGCGCCGCCCTCTCGGAATCCCTCGCCGCCGAGACGGGCGCGCGCGCTTTCCAGACGAACCTCGCCGAGCCCGCCGCGATCCGCGCGCTTTTCGACACGCTCCATGCGGAGGACACCGCGCCTGATCTGCTCGTGCATGCCGCTGTCGTCTCCGGCACGGGCGCGCTCGCGGACGTCACGGACGCGCTTTGGGACGAGATGCACGCGGTCAACGTCCGCTCCGTGTACGTCGCGATGCAATCGTTCGCCGCGCGGCTTGGGGGTCGTCCGGGGGACGTGGTCCTCACGGCGGCGCTCGACGGAATCGCAAAAATCCCGACCGCGGTGCATTTCGCCGCGACCCAGTCCGCGCGGCTCGGCATGACGCAGGCCCTCGCCAAGGAGCTTGGTCCGAAGGACGTCCGGGTGAACCTGGTCCTTCTCGGCGCGCTCGGCGGCGGCATCTCCGAGGGCCTCGATCCGGCGCGGCTCGCCGATTACAAGCGGTACAGCGCGCTCCAGCGCGTCGGCACGCCCGTGGAGGCCGCGCGCGCCATCACGCGCCTCGCGCTCCACAATCGATGGATGACGGGCTCCGTCCTGCCCATCACGGGGGGCCTGTGA
- a CDS encoding radical SAM protein, producing MADRTGEGVILGATTGLCGTCKRTVPAETVRASGKIVLRKRCELHGPEEVLVSSSADWYEDTVRHASVLDRPAAPRPVSAGCPYDCGPCEQHEQRNHLPVVPITSKCDLDCPICYTHNKNEGAYHMSEGELAAILRHLDHVAPDRRIINLTGGEPTQHPDFERLVEMCVSAGVRRVTVSTHGLRFLRDEALLERLARIDARVILSFDSFEAEANKKMLGGHHLNAKLRILELLEKHGVATTLLPVLARGVNDHEVSAFIDLALAKDFIRSVEFHPMTFTGQSGVSFERSARYTAFDALSDIERQSGGRLAVRDFVPSPLAHPLCYQIAYLLRLKDGRWLPFTRFMGRDDLRSLLSQELYIVPGPEMEQILADVLNRLWAGDIECEETDAVLSALKDLVERMFAPGTDEAIRMRIAEMHTKAIYVHTHMDEET from the coding sequence ATGGCAGACCGAACAGGCGAAGGCGTGATCCTCGGCGCCACGACGGGCCTCTGCGGGACGTGCAAGCGCACCGTTCCGGCCGAGACCGTGCGCGCCTCCGGCAAGATCGTCCTGCGCAAGCGCTGCGAGCTGCACGGGCCGGAAGAGGTGCTCGTATCGAGCTCCGCGGACTGGTACGAGGACACCGTCCGCCACGCCTCCGTCCTCGATCGCCCCGCCGCGCCGCGCCCCGTCTCCGCCGGCTGCCCCTACGATTGCGGCCCCTGCGAGCAGCACGAGCAACGCAATCACCTCCCGGTCGTCCCGATCACCTCGAAATGCGACCTCGATTGCCCGATCTGCTACACGCACAACAAAAACGAGGGCGCCTACCACATGTCCGAGGGCGAGCTCGCGGCCATTCTGCGCCACCTCGACCACGTCGCCCCGGATCGGCGCATCATCAACCTCACGGGCGGCGAACCCACGCAGCACCCCGATTTCGAGCGCCTCGTCGAGATGTGCGTCTCGGCCGGCGTCCGGCGCGTCACCGTCTCCACGCACGGCCTGCGTTTCCTCCGCGACGAGGCGCTGCTCGAACGCCTCGCCCGTATCGACGCCCGTGTCATTCTCTCGTTCGACTCCTTCGAGGCCGAGGCCAACAAGAAGATGCTCGGCGGCCATCACCTGAACGCCAAGCTCAGGATCCTCGAACTGCTGGAGAAACACGGCGTGGCCACGACGCTCCTGCCCGTGCTCGCGCGCGGCGTGAACGATCACGAGGTCTCGGCGTTCATCGACCTCGCGCTCGCGAAGGATTTCATCCGCTCCGTCGAGTTCCACCCCATGACGTTCACGGGCCAGAGCGGCGTGAGCTTCGAGCGCAGCGCGCGCTACACCGCGTTCGACGCGCTCTCCGACATCGAGCGCCAATCGGGCGGGCGGCTTGCGGTCCGCGATTTCGTCCCTTCGCCGCTCGCGCACCCGCTCTGTTACCAGATCGCTTATCTGCTCCGCCTGAAGGACGGCCGCTGGCTGCCGTTCACCCGCTTCATGGGCCGCGACGATCTCCGGAGCCTCCTCTCGCAGGAGCTTTACATCGTGCCGGGCCCCGAGATGGAGCAGATTCTCGCGGACGTGCTCAATCGCCTGTGGGCGGGCGACATCGAATGCGAGGAGACCGACGCGGTCCTCTCCGCCTTGAAGGACCTCGTCGAGCGCATGTTCGCGCCCGGCACCGACGAGGCCATCCGCATGCGGATCGCCGAGATGCACACGAAGGCCATTTACGTGCACACCCACATGGACGAGGAGACGTGA
- a CDS encoding phosphopantetheine-binding protein: MSEAAPIPASDPEIAEKVRLIVAEALALDPAAVKNESLLMADLGAESLDYLDIVFKIERTFGIQITRGEMQKAARGDMSDEEFAPGGVVSDKGLERLRELMPEAKDRIAPGLRAVQILGLFSVQTFVNMVEAKKRGVVV, encoded by the coding sequence ATGTCCGAAGCCGCCCCGATCCCCGCCTCCGATCCCGAGATCGCCGAGAAGGTCCGCCTCATCGTCGCCGAGGCGCTCGCCCTCGATCCGGCCGCGGTGAAGAACGAGTCGCTCCTCATGGCCGACCTCGGCGCCGAGTCGCTCGATTACCTTGATATCGTGTTCAAGATCGAGCGGACGTTCGGCATCCAGATCACGCGGGGCGAGATGCAAAAGGCCGCGCGCGGAGACATGAGCGACGAGGAGTTCGCGCCGGGCGGCGTCGTCAGCGACAAGGGCCTCGAACGGCTGCGCGAGCTGATGCCGGAAGCGAAAGACCGCATCGCGCCGGGGCTTCGGGCCGTGCAGATCCTGGGGCTCTTCTCGGTGCAGACGTTCGTGAACATGGTGGAAGCGAAGAAGCGGGGCGTGGTGGTTTGA
- a CDS encoding aldo/keto reductase, whose amino-acid sequence MKHKKLGTTSIEVSAVVFGGWQAGKESWVGIDDQAQIAAHRAAFDAGVTTFDTAEEYGAGHSERILAKALVGERERIVILTKVSWNHLRRAKVIEACERSLRNLGTDRIDLYQIHWPAGSFGSDVVPIEETMGALLDLKAQGKIRAIGVSNFDRSQIEAARRVGAVDSLQPCYSLFFRKAVEDTLLYCEENGITVLAYSPLAQGLLTGKFGRGHVFAEGDNRADNRLFKGETFANALAALDALRPIAARNGVTLANLALGWLVAQTGVGAIVGARNEAQAKANALAGDVSLVAADLAEIDRIGRVVSDSLPPGLMWDW is encoded by the coding sequence ATGAAGCACAAAAAGCTCGGGACGACATCGATTGAGGTGAGCGCCGTCGTGTTCGGCGGCTGGCAGGCGGGCAAGGAGTCGTGGGTCGGCATCGACGACCAGGCGCAGATCGCCGCGCACCGGGCGGCCTTCGACGCGGGCGTGACGACGTTCGACACGGCCGAAGAATACGGGGCCGGGCACAGCGAGCGTATTCTCGCGAAGGCGCTCGTGGGCGAGCGCGAGCGGATCGTGATCTTGACGAAGGTGTCCTGGAACCACCTGCGCCGCGCCAAGGTGATCGAGGCGTGCGAGCGCTCGCTCCGAAACCTCGGGACGGACCGGATCGACCTCTACCAGATCCACTGGCCGGCCGGGAGCTTCGGCAGTGACGTGGTGCCCATCGAGGAGACGATGGGCGCGCTTCTGGACCTGAAGGCGCAGGGGAAGATCCGGGCGATCGGCGTATCCAACTTCGATCGATCGCAGATCGAGGCCGCGCGCCGCGTGGGCGCGGTGGACAGCCTGCAACCCTGTTATTCGCTGTTCTTCCGCAAGGCGGTGGAGGACACGCTCTTGTATTGCGAGGAGAACGGGATCACGGTGCTCGCGTATTCGCCGCTCGCCCAGGGGCTGCTCACGGGCAAATTCGGGCGCGGGCACGTGTTCGCCGAGGGCGACAACCGCGCGGACAACCGGCTCTTCAAGGGCGAGACGTTCGCGAACGCGCTCGCGGCGCTCGATGCGCTCCGGCCGATCGCCGCGAGGAACGGCGTCACGCTGGCCAACCTCGCGCTTGGTTGGCTCGTCGCGCAGACGGGCGTGGGCGCGATCGTGGGCGCGAGGAACGAGGCGCAGGCGAAGGCGAATGCGCTCGCCGGAGACGTCTCGCTCGTCGCGGCGGACCTCGCGGAGATCGACCGGATCGGGCGGGTCGTCTCGGATTCCCTGCCGCCCGGATTGATGTGGGACTGGTGA
- the cutA gene encoding divalent-cation tolerance protein CutA: MPSGHILVHITTRSAEEAEALGAAAVARRLAASAQVEPITTSHYRWRGAIHAHPEHRVTLFTRAALWDVIVAFVRANHSYELPQIVATPIALGLPEFLAWIDENTSTREHEGDEAQKARDDID, encoded by the coding sequence ATGCCCTCCGGCCACATCCTCGTCCACATCACGACACGCTCGGCCGAAGAGGCCGAGGCGCTCGGCGCGGCCGCCGTCGCGCGGAGGCTCGCCGCCTCGGCCCAGGTCGAGCCGATCACGACCAGCCATTACCGCTGGAGAGGCGCGATCCACGCGCACCCCGAGCACCGCGTGACGCTCTTCACGCGCGCGGCGCTCTGGGACGTGATCGTCGCATTCGTCCGGGCGAACCATTCCTACGAGCTCCCGCAGATCGTGGCGACGCCGATCGCCCTGGGCCTGCCGGAGTTCCTCGCCTGGATCGACGAGAACACGAGCACGCGGGAGCACGAAGGCGATGAAGCACAAAAAGCTCGGGACGACATCGATTGA
- a CDS encoding aldo/keto reductase — MADELSRRGVLKFVAAAAAVAGCKTTSSGTTAGTGETSTAPPASAALPAPGASAPSATRTLGRTGALVESVSLGGEGILRTWNREREAVPMILEALRLGVRYCDTAPAYAGSLDYYGEAFRQAPPGARDQVFLASKTHERGRDASLRLLDESLKRLGTSRLDLWQLHDLRTREDLDDIFSKGGAIQAVEAARKDGRIRFVGITGHHDPAILVEAMQRYDFDTVLCAINPSDPARLPFLTTVVPEARRRGMGVIGMKVMAAGKILADGAATPEELIGYGAHYADTVIVGMRSPAEVRQNLGIGRALTPQTQEALASLERRLAPRADEYSYFKA, encoded by the coding sequence ATGGCGGACGAGCTTTCGAGGCGGGGCGTGCTCAAGTTCGTGGCAGCGGCGGCGGCAGTCGCGGGCTGCAAAACCACGAGCAGCGGGACCACGGCAGGTACGGGCGAGACAAGCACGGCGCCGCCGGCCTCCGCGGCGCTGCCGGCCCCCGGGGCATCGGCGCCATCGGCCACGCGGACGCTCGGACGCACGGGCGCGCTCGTCGAGTCGGTGTCGCTCGGCGGCGAGGGGATCTTGCGGACGTGGAACCGCGAGCGCGAGGCCGTGCCGATGATCCTCGAAGCTTTGCGGCTCGGGGTACGTTATTGCGATACCGCGCCGGCCTACGCGGGCTCGCTGGATTATTACGGCGAGGCGTTCCGGCAGGCGCCGCCCGGCGCGCGGGATCAGGTCTTTCTCGCCTCGAAGACCCACGAGCGGGGCCGCGACGCGAGCTTGCGCCTGCTCGACGAAAGCCTCAAGCGGCTCGGGACCAGCCGCCTCGACCTCTGGCAGCTCCACGACCTGCGCACCCGGGAGGATCTCGACGATATCTTCAGCAAGGGCGGCGCGATCCAGGCCGTCGAGGCGGCCCGGAAGGACGGCCGGATCCGGTTCGTCGGGATCACCGGGCATCACGATCCGGCCATCCTGGTCGAGGCGATGCAGCGGTACGATTTCGATACGGTGCTTTGCGCCATCAATCCCTCCGATCCGGCGCGGCTCCCGTTCCTGACCACGGTGGTGCCCGAGGCGCGGCGGCGCGGCATGGGCGTGATCGGCATGAAGGTGATGGCCGCGGGGAAGATCCTCGCGGACGGCGCGGCGACGCCCGAGGAGCTCATCGGGTATGGCGCCCATTACGCGGACACGGTCATCGTGGGCATGCGGAGCCCGGCCGAGGTGCGGCAGAACCTCGGCATTGGCCGGGCGCTCACGCCGCAGACGCAAGAGGCGCTCGCATCGCTCGAGCGGAGGCTCGCGCCGCGGGCCGACGAATATTCTTATTTCAAGGCATGA
- a CDS encoding M20/M25/M40 family metallo-hydrolase gives MTSASAQDPSPQTPDRELGEHAFRLCQTLLRIDTTNPPGRERAAAEVVAGELAAAGLEPITLESAPERTNVVARLRGTGELPPILLTAHLDVVEAEASSWKHPPFSGAVAEGCLWGRGAIDMKNMAAMSVAILTRLAREKTRLRRDVIFAAVADEEAGCDYGSRFLVENHPDLVRAEYAIGESGGYTLHLGKATFYPIQVAEKGLCWVRARVRGEPGHGSMPREDSAVIKLADAIARLGEKPLPVHVTPYVRDFVDGLAAKQPAPLRALLRRLLHPAIAPHVLRALPDRSMARSFGAMLSNTASPTILRAGTKVNVIPGFAEAEIDGRTLPGQTEADFLRELGAVLGPEVSLEIVKSAPPTTTDPVDSPLFSTMRAAILDREPGATVVPYMIPGFTDAKYFTQLGAKWYGFSPVKMPKGLRFADLFHGHDERIPVDGLKWGTELLFDVVRRFCL, from the coding sequence ATGACGTCCGCTTCCGCGCAGGATCCCTCCCCTCAAACGCCCGATCGTGAGCTCGGCGAGCACGCTTTCCGACTCTGCCAGACGCTCCTCCGCATCGACACCACGAACCCGCCGGGCCGCGAGCGCGCCGCAGCGGAGGTCGTGGCCGGCGAGCTCGCCGCCGCGGGGCTCGAGCCGATCACCCTCGAGAGCGCGCCCGAGCGCACGAACGTGGTCGCGCGCCTGCGCGGCACGGGCGAGTTGCCTCCGATCCTGCTCACGGCGCACCTCGACGTCGTCGAGGCCGAGGCCTCGTCGTGGAAACACCCGCCCTTCTCGGGCGCCGTCGCGGAGGGTTGCCTCTGGGGGCGCGGCGCGATCGACATGAAGAACATGGCCGCGATGTCGGTCGCGATCCTCACGCGCCTCGCCCGCGAGAAGACGCGCCTGCGCCGCGACGTCATCTTCGCGGCCGTCGCGGACGAGGAGGCGGGGTGCGACTACGGCTCGCGGTTCCTCGTGGAGAACCATCCGGATCTCGTGCGCGCCGAGTACGCGATCGGCGAGAGCGGCGGCTACACGCTGCACCTCGGCAAGGCCACGTTTTACCCGATCCAGGTCGCGGAGAAGGGCCTCTGCTGGGTACGCGCGCGCGTCCGCGGCGAGCCCGGACACGGCTCGATGCCGCGCGAGGACTCGGCCGTCATCAAGCTCGCGGACGCCATCGCGCGGCTCGGCGAGAAGCCGCTGCCCGTGCACGTCACGCCCTACGTCCGCGATTTCGTGGACGGCCTCGCGGCGAAGCAACCCGCGCCGCTGCGCGCCCTCCTGCGCCGGCTCCTCCACCCCGCGATCGCGCCGCACGTCCTGCGCGCCCTGCCCGATCGCTCGATGGCGCGGAGCTTCGGCGCGATGCTCTCGAACACGGCGTCGCCGACGATCCTGCGCGCGGGCACGAAGGTGAACGTCATCCCCGGCTTCGCCGAGGCCGAGATCGACGGGCGCACGCTGCCCGGCCAAACCGAGGCCGATTTCCTGCGCGAGCTCGGCGCGGTCCTCGGCCCCGAGGTCTCGCTGGAGATCGTGAAGAGCGCGCCGCCCACGACGACCGACCCCGTCGATTCCCCGCTCTTCAGCACGATGCGCGCGGCGATCCTCGACCGCGAGCCCGGGGCCACCGTCGTGCCCTACATGATCCCGGGCTTCACGGACGCGAAGTATTTCACGCAGCTCGGCGCGAAATGGTACGGGTTTTCCCCCGTGAAGATGCCGAAGGGCCTGCGCTTCGCCGACCTCTTCCACGGCCACGACGAGCGCATCCCGGTCGACGGGTTGAAATGGGGGACCGAGCTCCTCTTCGACGTCGTGCGCAGGTTTTGCCTGTAA
- a CDS encoding carboxypeptidase regulatory-like domain-containing protein codes for MHGKKWRISTLSDVVWIVPRLGAGAVPEGASSVPRGLAAWLVDGWFPDEPRAHALVADITAFLAGPLGAREGASFAAQRTRVRRALEAGELRAFKMEMQFVLAAGGRKEEPKGEKVAGREEKTWFGIELVDDDDPPKPVPFKRYRVELPDGATSEGMLDAKGRARITGIDPGQCTVTFPDFHGEDWRRL; via the coding sequence ATGCACGGCAAGAAATGGCGCATCAGCACGCTCTCGGACGTCGTATGGATCGTGCCGCGCCTCGGCGCCGGCGCCGTGCCCGAGGGCGCTTCGTCCGTCCCCCGCGGCCTCGCGGCCTGGCTCGTCGACGGCTGGTTCCCGGACGAGCCGCGCGCGCATGCCCTCGTCGCCGACATCACGGCCTTCCTCGCGGGGCCACTCGGCGCGCGGGAGGGCGCGTCGTTCGCCGCGCAGCGCACGCGCGTCCGGCGGGCGCTCGAGGCCGGCGAGCTGCGCGCGTTCAAGATGGAGATGCAGTTCGTCCTCGCGGCGGGTGGCCGCAAGGAGGAGCCGAAGGGCGAGAAGGTCGCAGGACGGGAGGAAAAAACCTGGTTCGGCATCGAGCTCGTCGACGACGACGATCCGCCGAAGCCCGTGCCGTTCAAGCGATACCGCGTCGAGCTGCCGGACGGCGCGACGAGCGAGGGCATGCTCGACGCGAAGGGCCGGGCGCGCATCACGGGGATCGACCCGGGCCAATGCACGGTCACGTTCCCCGATTTCCACGGCGAGGATTGGCGCCGGCTCTAG
- a CDS encoding 4-vinyl reductase, which yields MSFHLAPQADLERGITTLGGRRLVFHCHHYNVFLQRTIEDALQERAPRLLVAAGMEASRSMLQGREGEAQSGSAADALRRAADTFAAQGFGRVDVRQLGEGGGRATLDHSHYAVGWVSRWGKRAAPGCFFAAGFLAGAVAVAYRLAPERVTSREIECVAAGDERCSFRVEVW from the coding sequence ATGAGCTTTCACCTCGCTCCGCAGGCGGACCTCGAGCGCGGCATCACCACGCTCGGCGGACGCCGTCTTGTGTTCCATTGTCACCATTACAACGTCTTTCTCCAGCGCACGATCGAGGACGCCTTGCAGGAGCGGGCCCCGAGGCTGCTCGTGGCCGCGGGGATGGAGGCCTCGCGCTCGATGCTGCAAGGGCGCGAAGGGGAGGCGCAGAGCGGCTCGGCCGCGGACGCCTTGCGGCGCGCGGCGGACACGTTCGCGGCGCAAGGGTTTGGCCGGGTCGACGTCCGCCAGCTCGGCGAGGGCGGCGGGCGGGCGACGCTCGACCACTCGCATTATGCGGTCGGCTGGGTCTCGCGCTGGGGCAAGCGGGCGGCGCCGGGCTGCTTCTTCGCCGCGGGGTTCCTCGCCGGCGCGGTCGCGGTCGCCTACCGCCTCGCGCCCGAGCGCGTCACGAGCCGTGAGATCGAGTGCGTCGCCGCGGGGGACGAGCGGTGCTCCTTCCGCGTGGAGGTGTGGTGA